Proteins encoded in a region of the Vicia villosa cultivar HV-30 ecotype Madison, WI linkage group LG5, Vvil1.0, whole genome shotgun sequence genome:
- the LOC131604968 gene encoding uncharacterized protein LOC131604968 yields the protein MPQSEVIILTDPVSDLSVHRNRGVGIWNQKNMDEFTSMIDRIAQLFLIFLASLLILRSWVWDGCLPAFPVQIYQAWLLFLYIGLALRENILRVNGSDIRPWVETKKIVMKIWKKLLMIMKMWKKVVLKMWKKLVVQKMCKKNKEKIKKNSCVLCYLAS from the exons ATGCCCCAGAGCGAAGTGATTATTCTCACAGATCCAGTTTCTGACCTTTCAGTTCACAGAAATAGGGGAGTAGGCATATGGAATCAAAAGAACATGGATGAATTCACATCTATGATT GATAGAATTGCTCAGCTCTTCCTGATTTTCCTGGCATCACTTCTCATTCTAAGATCATGGGTTTGGGATGGATGCTTGCCAGCTTTTCCCGTACAAATTTACCAG GCCTGGCTGCTATTTCTTTATATTGGTTTGGCATTGCGAGAGAACATATTGAGAGTAAATGGAAGTGATATCCGTCCATG GGTGGAGACGAAGAAGATTGTGATGAAGATATGGAAGAAGCTTCTGATGATcatgaagatgtggaagaaggTTGTGCTGAAGATGTGGAAGAAGCTGGTTGTGCAAAAGATGTGTAAGAAAAACAAGGAGAAGATCAAGAAGAATAGTTGTGTTTTATGTTATCTAGCTAGCTAG